The Clostridia bacterium genome includes a window with the following:
- a CDS encoding Glu/Leu/Phe/Val dehydrogenase: MPKGSDLVATEDRNPYDIVRRQLREATEQLNLPPSVYEILKQPLRFIEVSIPVQMDNGELRVFTGYRSQHNDVLGPTKGGIRFHPDVTPDEVKALSMWMTIKCALLGLPFGGGKGGIICNPKELSRRELEGLSRGFIAALAQVVGPDKDVPAPDVYTTPQVMAWMMDEFSKTLSRNQFGLITGKPIVLGGSRGRSEATGRGCVETVVAAAKKLNMPIEGARVVVQGFGNAGSVAASLLRGHGAKIIAVSDSKGGIHDPHGLDPLAVLRYKEEHGSVVGFPGAETITNEELLALECEVLVPAALENQIHIDNAHKIRAKIVAEAANGPTTPDAEQILFENGVFVIPDVLANAGGVTVSYFEWVQNLYNWYWSEEEVNRQLAIKMNQAFEEVYAMREKHQCTMRRAAYMVAVARLAEAMRLRGWLARNTAVWRS; the protein is encoded by the coding sequence ATGCCGAAGGGAAGCGATCTGGTGGCGACGGAAGATCGAAACCCGTACGACATCGTGCGACGTCAGTTGCGCGAGGCGACGGAACAGCTGAACCTGCCGCCCTCCGTGTACGAGATTCTCAAGCAGCCCCTCCGCTTCATCGAAGTCTCCATTCCGGTCCAGATGGACAACGGCGAACTCCGCGTCTTCACGGGATACCGGTCCCAGCACAACGACGTGCTCGGCCCCACGAAGGGCGGCATCCGCTTTCATCCGGACGTCACGCCGGATGAAGTCAAGGCCCTCTCCATGTGGATGACGATCAAGTGCGCGCTGCTGGGGCTGCCGTTCGGCGGCGGCAAGGGCGGCATCATCTGCAACCCGAAGGAGCTCTCGCGGCGCGAGCTCGAAGGGCTGAGCCGCGGCTTCATCGCCGCGCTCGCGCAGGTGGTCGGCCCGGACAAGGACGTGCCGGCGCCGGACGTGTACACCACGCCGCAGGTCATGGCGTGGATGATGGACGAGTTCAGCAAGACCCTGTCGCGCAACCAGTTCGGCCTCATCACGGGCAAGCCCATCGTGCTGGGCGGCAGCCGCGGTCGCTCCGAGGCCACGGGGCGCGGCTGCGTGGAAACGGTCGTCGCGGCGGCGAAGAAGCTCAACATGCCCATCGAGGGCGCGCGCGTCGTCGTCCAGGGTTTCGGGAACGCGGGCAGCGTCGCGGCCTCGCTCCTGCGCGGGCACGGCGCCAAGATCATCGCCGTCAGCGACTCCAAGGGCGGCATCCACGACCCGCACGGCCTCGACCCGCTCGCCGTGCTGCGCTACAAGGAGGAGCACGGCAGCGTCGTCGGCTTCCCCGGCGCCGAGACCATCACGAACGAGGAACTCCTCGCGCTTGAGTGCGAGGTCCTCGTGCCGGCCGCGCTGGAAAACCAGATCCACATCGACAACGCGCACAAGATCCGCGCGAAGATCGTCGCGGAGGCGGCCAACGGTCCCACGACTCCGGACGCCGAGCAGATCCTCTTCGAGAACGGCGTCTTCGTGATCCCGGACGTGCTCGCCAACGCGGGCGGCGTCACCGTCTCCTACTTCGAGTGGGTGCAGAACCTCTACAACTGGTACTGGTCCGAAGAGGAAGTCAACCGCCAGCTCGCCATCAAGATGAACCAGGCGTTCGAGGAAGTGTACGCGATGCGCGAGAAGCACCAGTGCACGATGCGCCGCGCCGCGTACATGGTCGCGGTGGCGCGCCTCGCGGAAGCGATGCGCCTGCGCGGTTGGCTGGC